The genomic DNA CCACTTTCACATCTCTGCTCCAAAGCGGTCGCCCTAGCAACCCTCacatgcttttgaaaaaaaaaaatatgtattttcaaaaacttaaaaaatatttcttatttatttgtaaagatagagaaggagaatgaacgggcatgtcagagcctctagcagctgcaaacgaactccagacacatatgcatctggctttacatgggtgctggggaatcaaacccaggttgttaggtttagttggaaaatgccttaactgctgagccacccctccagcccccttttaagcTTTTCGCTGACAACCCCCACACTTATAAAGAGTATACCAcgaccataatcccctcccaccactgtcctcctccactgaatcccttcttctttccagctcatCCGCGTTCGACCTTGAGGCCACATTTTCCCCCTCCCACtgggcaggtcttgtgcaggtgacATCAGCCGCTACCCTCCCAGCACATGCTTGTTGAAAACCCACAAACTTAGCCTCCGTAGCATCCCTTTGCTCCTTTTCAACGCTCCATTTCTCAGCATAAGACTCACGCACTTACCGTGCCTTCTCCTCTGAGAGTTATCAGCTCCGTGTGGGTAGGGATGGATGCCTGATTTCACTCACTGCTACATCCTATCAAATGAGTGCCTTGTGTGCCATAGGCATTCAATGGTGACTCACTGGGGCGGGGATGGGAACACTGGCCAGCGTGACTCCTCTTACCTAAGACAGTCATCACCGTCTTCATCAGCTTCATAGGTGTCCGCCGGCGGCTGATGGAGCCGCTCACGTGTGGAGACAAGACGTTGGTTTTCCTCTTGACATACATGTAGATGCGCAGGTAGACCACCACCATGATGGAGAAGACCACAAGGTTGGACACGGTCCAGAAAATGAGGTAACTCCTGCTGTAAATGGGGGCCAGGGAAGAGCAGGCAGAGATGTCACAGATACAGTTCCAGCCCAGTGTGGGGACCGTCCCCATGAAGATGGCGGTGGCCCACACCAGCAGGATGAGCAACGTCACCCGCTTTTTGGTCAGGTTGCTGTGGATCCGCATCCTCATGATGGACACGTGCCTCTCCACGGCGATCACCAGCAGGTTGGTCAGGGAGGCGGTCAGGCTCGTGTCCAGAAGGCCCTGGCGGAGGAACCAGCGGTTGACAGTCAGGGTTTTGGAAACGGGGCCGGTGTTAAACATCAGGTAGACATAGGCGATCCCGGCGAAGAAATCGGCAGCCGCTAAGTTGGCCAGCAGGTAGTAGAATGGGAAATGAAACTTTCGGTTTTTGATCACGGCTGCAATGACCAGAgaattggaaaagaaaataaacaggcaGAAAAATGtgccaaaacacaaaacaatcacAAGCTTTGTCCCTGTCCACTCCTCTGCCGTGTCGGTGTTGCTCCGGTTGTAAAAGAAGTCCATCCGTTTGTCGTAGTGACACTCATTCATTGTGGAGAAGAGCTGAGCATCCTGGAAAGAGATTCAAAGAAGAAACAATTGTCAGAAATAAATGCCACTCTTAGAGAAAGCAGTTACCAGGCCAAACTGCTGCCTCCCCGTCTTTGGGTAACGTCCAGTAATTCTCCATGTTTCAATATAAATGCCTCTTGTTCCAATGCATTCACAGCTTGGCCTCCTGACACAGCATTCGACATGTATGTGAAGTGATTATCAGGGCGGGCTGCAAGTAAAGTGAGGGGGCGTGTCTATGTTCATGCTGTTTACCATTATTAACAACTCCAGGACCCAATTACCCTGACTGCCTCATGACAAGTGACTCAGTGGCTTACTGTGCATGGAAGgccagatggatggatggacgatCACAGAGGCATGAATATTTCAGGAGAGCCAAGTACTACAATACCCACTCTGCACTGGTAATGACTACAACATTGCACCAAGCATTAATGAATGCTTTCTCCGGGTGGATTCCAGACCATTTCTTATTTATGGGCTCTGTTCAGTCATCAAGAGCTGGCTAGTAATGCCAGGTATATTCTTGCCAGGATAATGGGCATCGAATTACTCGCCACAAAGCCAAATGTCTTCTCTGAGAGATCAAGTTTCCACCATTTCTGATTCCAATCTTGATGCCCCTTTCACTGTATTTTGTTTCAAGCTACAGTCACAATTACTTATTAAGCATAtggtgtagagagagagacattggtCTTAATACCACTACCTTATCTTTTTTTATAGTGGGGGGGctagagatagggtcttactgtagccccaggcagacctggaattcactatgtattctcagggtggcctcaaactcatggttattctcctacctctgcctcctaaacgctgggattcaaggcgtgtgctaTCACtctggccttccttatctttgtgTTCACGTCCTTATAGCCTCCTAATCCAAACTGTGCCACTATGAATGTGTATCTGCATTTAATTTAATCACTTCAAGCCAGTTTCTTTTCCTCGCACTGTCCAGCTAGTAGGTGATGAAGGAAGAGGGTTCCGCTGGTGACACTGAGATCCTGGGCTTGGAGAGATATCTAACCCAACGCAGACGTTAACCTCCACCTGCCAAGTGAGAACAAGCctagaaatgaataaaagaagacCCCACACGGCGGAGTCAGGCTGGTGGGGAAGTCATGCCTCACTGCAGTATAGGATTTCTTAGATCCCCAAAATGAGAGATTCTGTCCCAAAGCAGTGAATTCCAAGAATGTCAATCTGTTTAGACTCAGTGGAAAAATgaagtgttctctctcatatatgtcTGGCCACTGCCATGAAGGGTCTGTCAAAGGTGACTAGAGTTAAAAGCCAAGATTTTAGTTTCTGGCTAGAATCACCGTAAGATTCTATATAAGAAAAAAGCCTATAGTTTACTCAAAGGAGAACCATAGACCCAGCTAGGCCAAGAGCTGAGCCATCCACTGGTGGGAACTTAGTGGTTTGAACAGTGAAAGTAGAGTAGAAAGGCCTGAAAAGTTCATACAAACTCTGGAATCAAATGCAACTCCGGAAGCAGGAAAAGCAGACCACATAACAATTTTAAGCATTACAAAACATCTCAGACAGTCTGCTTCCTAATTTATGTTTTAATGGTATAATGGTATTTTAAAGTTAATCAATTTTGTCATAAAAGGGGGGTGtaaaaagttttatatatttaaacaaaCGGGAATCATCTCAGCATTCGAATGGTTTTTGTGTCTTTCAGTTACAAGGAACAGGGGGAGGGGAAACTCAAGTTTTAATAATGACAAATCAAAAATTTTTCTCTTTGTCAGACATTTAACAAGGTTTAATTATAAAGATTCAATGTCATCATGTAACAAGATTAAATTATGATATTTTTTCCCATGTTAAAAGTatagattgagggctggagagatagcttagtggttaaagtgcttgactgtgaaggctaagtacttaggttcaattccccaggacccacataacccagatgcacaaggtgctgcatgtcctggagtttgtttgcagtgggtggaagccctggtccGCCCACcaccccctctctaataaataaataaataataaattttaaaaaatacagattgGGATATcggcaagatggctcagttggtaaagtgcttgtcttgaaaGCCCAATGAAATCTCAGGAGTAGGGGCACACGCCGCAAACCCCacgctgaggaggcagagatgggcgagtcatggacctccctggccagctagtccagctTACATGGTGAGCTTCAAGACAACGAGAAAGCCGATTTCAAAGGAAGGAGACAGCGTCTCTTAGGAACAACACCTgaagtcctctggcctccacacgcatgtacACGTGCACTTGCACCAGacgcatacacatgtgcacacatgcacacaaacacttgTGCACACAGAGCACACATGCAGGAAAACCACCCTGAAGAGACAGATGGTATAATTTGAATAACTTAATGATATTTCATTATCTGAATATGTAATACTTTAATTAACTAAACCTTAAATATTGGATACTGAGGATATTTATATGCAAGGCTCAATTGCTAATATATTAGTCTTTACATATGTGGCCAATTATCTCCTTCAGAATAATCTACAGGTTTTAAATTGAGGTAGACAATATAAATGTTACTGATGTTGCTTACCAAGTGGCTTGAAAGTGATTGTATTTCTAGTCCTACCAGCATAGGAGAGTTTAATCGATAATATGAATCTAATGAAATTCAACTCAACATCCAAGAAGAAAATTCAACTTTCATACATTTTGAAAGTATATAAAAATCTGAGacagtattaatgctactcttacttttggttagagaagcttctcttttcagatggtagtgaccttgggatgactcagaaggcaacatggtgctgagaagaagtgacagaggagtgctcagcactgcaatatctctatcacaccttccatggctcagggtccattacagaagggatggtagaaagaatgtaaga from Jaculus jaculus isolate mJacJac1 chromosome 19, mJacJac1.mat.Y.cur, whole genome shotgun sequence includes the following:
- the Lpar3 gene encoding lysophosphatidic acid receptor 3, which gives rise to MNECHYDKRMDFFYNRSNTDTAEEWTGTKLVIVLCFGTFFCLFIFFSNSLVIAAVIKNRKFHFPFYYLLANLAAADFFAGIAYVYLMFNTGPVSKTLTVNRWFLRQGLLDTSLTASLTNLLVIAVERHVSIMRMRIHSNLTKKRVTLLILLVWATAIFMGTVPTLGWNCICDISACSSLAPIYSRSYLIFWTVSNLVVFSIMVVVYLRIYMYVKRKTNVLSPHVSGSISRRRTPMKLMKTVMTVLGAFVVCWTPGLVVLLLDGLNCTQCGVQHVKRWFLLLALLNSVMNPIIYSYKDEDMYSTMKRMICCAPQDSSSERRPSRIPSTVHSRSDTGSQYLEDGVSPGVVCGKDRA